Proteins encoded in a region of the Chryseobacterium piperi genome:
- a CDS encoding amidohydrolase, translating to MKTSNHISRKDFIRNSALAMAGLTLTSGTLSGASLFFDYTGSLIKNKISLKNVRLETGFMYDEGEVVSTKTDLFSIEIENGKIKTISANQPHNTKAIDAKGYLMLPAFKDMHIHLDKTFYGEKWQAVKKRTGGVKGMIELEQQMLPEMLKNSTFKAEKMIELLQSKGTSFARSHVNIEPTSKLNSLKNLQKALENKKATFGAELVAFPQHGVFYTDSVPYLKEAAQTDIDFIGGVDPYTIDGAIEKTIDFTVQLALDHKKGIDIHLHESGESGLKTVEYLINKVNENPTLKGNTYLSHCFVLGKLDKPKQEEIAEKLADAQIGIVSTIPFGGLIMPIPTLYKHNVTVLTGNDSIVDHWNTFGSGSVLQKANLMAQLYGYSTEFLLSRSLRLATGNILPLDDKGNQQWPRTGNDANLVFVNATCSAEAVSRISKVESLIHQGNIVF from the coding sequence ATGAAGACTTCAAACCATATATCACGTAAAGACTTTATCAGAAATTCAGCATTAGCGATGGCAGGATTAACTTTAACTTCGGGAACCTTAAGCGGGGCAAGCCTATTTTTCGACTATACAGGTTCTTTGATAAAAAATAAAATAAGTCTGAAAAATGTACGTCTGGAGACAGGTTTTATGTATGATGAAGGCGAAGTAGTATCAACGAAAACCGATTTGTTTTCTATCGAAATTGAAAATGGAAAGATAAAAACAATCAGTGCTAACCAACCTCATAATACAAAAGCCATTGATGCTAAAGGCTATCTGATGCTTCCTGCCTTTAAAGATATGCATATCCATTTGGATAAAACGTTTTATGGAGAAAAATGGCAGGCAGTAAAAAAAAGGACAGGTGGGGTAAAAGGGATGATTGAGTTGGAGCAGCAAATGCTTCCGGAAATGCTTAAGAATTCTACATTTAAAGCAGAGAAAATGATAGAATTGCTTCAATCCAAAGGAACTTCTTTTGCAAGAAGTCATGTCAATATTGAGCCTACTTCAAAACTGAACTCTTTAAAAAATCTACAAAAGGCATTAGAGAATAAAAAGGCAACTTTTGGAGCAGAATTGGTGGCATTTCCGCAGCATGGTGTCTTTTATACAGATTCGGTTCCTTACTTAAAAGAGGCAGCTCAGACAGATATTGATTTCATTGGGGGAGTCGATCCTTATACGATCGATGGTGCTATAGAGAAGACAATAGATTTTACAGTTCAGTTAGCTTTAGACCATAAAAAAGGAATTGATATCCACTTACATGAATCAGGAGAATCAGGATTGAAAACTGTTGAATATTTGATTAATAAAGTAAATGAAAATCCGACGTTGAAAGGGAACACGTATTTAAGCCATTGTTTTGTTCTTGGAAAATTAGATAAACCAAAGCAGGAAGAGATAGCGGAAAAACTGGCTGATGCACAAATAGGAATTGTTTCTACCATTCCGTTCGGAGGTCTCATTATGCCGATTCCAACCCTATACAAACATAATGTAACAGTTTTAACGGGTAATGATAGTATCGTTGACCATTGGAATACTTTTGGCTCAGGGAGTGTTTTGCAGAAAGCTAATCTAATGGCGCAATTGTATGGTTATTCAACAGAGTTTTTATTATCGCGTAGCTTGAGGCTTGCTACCGGAAATATCCTTCCATTGGATGATAAGGGAAATCAACAATGGCCCAGGACAGGAAATGATGCTAATTTAGTTTTTGTCAACGCTACCTGCTCTGCAGAAGCTGTATCAAGGATTTCTAAGGTAGAATCGCTTATTCATCAGGGAAATATTGTTTTTTGA
- a CDS encoding helix-turn-helix domain-containing protein: MNHQSDHFPVLGIQVFNENQSKGCQLLFNELHGERSIDDPHKHDFFIINLFEHGKGSHTIDFIKYPIENHQIHLVFPGQVHQWVIEKETIGYQLMISREWFEGFLPALRFSWSYYQNHPVINVSEEMYQLLLYEFKAIQKELNKETVFLDLIQKRSEVIGLLISKSVEGVFKDFEIYNSNPIISKFQNFIDQYFKEERSVSFYAEKLNISANYLNIVCKKSLNTSASSLIQDRILLEAKRLLKVSEMSVKDIVYDLGFYDHASFSKFFKAQTGMTPSQFKE, encoded by the coding sequence ATGAATCATCAGTCGGATCATTTTCCCGTTTTAGGTATTCAGGTATTTAATGAAAATCAATCCAAAGGCTGTCAGCTTTTGTTTAATGAGCTTCACGGCGAAAGATCTATTGATGATCCGCATAAGCATGATTTTTTTATTATTAATCTTTTTGAACATGGTAAAGGATCTCATACTATTGATTTTATAAAATATCCTATTGAGAATCATCAGATTCATTTAGTATTCCCCGGACAGGTTCATCAGTGGGTTATAGAAAAGGAAACCATAGGATATCAATTGATGATCAGCCGTGAATGGTTTGAAGGTTTCCTGCCTGCTTTACGGTTTTCATGGTCGTATTATCAGAATCATCCTGTGATCAATGTTTCAGAGGAGATGTATCAGTTGCTTTTATATGAATTTAAGGCTATTCAAAAAGAACTCAATAAAGAGACTGTTTTTTTGGACCTGATTCAGAAGAGAAGTGAGGTGATCGGACTTCTGATCAGTAAGTCTGTAGAAGGTGTATTTAAGGATTTTGAAATTTATAATTCAAATCCAATCATTTCTAAATTCCAAAACTTTATTGATCAATATTTTAAAGAGGAGCGTTCGGTTTCTTTTTATGCGGAAAAGCTGAATATTTCGGCAAATTATTTAAATATTGTCTGTAAAAAAAGCCTTAATACCTCTGCGTCATCCCTTATTCAGGACAGGATTTTATTGGAAGCAAAACGCCTATTGAAAGTTTCTGAAATGTCTGTAAAAGATATTGTCTATGACTTGGGCTTTTATGATCATGCCAGCTTTTCTAAATTTTTTAAAGCTCAAACAGGAATGACTCCATCTCAGTTTAAAGAGTAA
- a CDS encoding amidohydrolase: MQSEYQLLSAENFTLKNVRLETGFEYDHEDVIKTKTDLFCVEIAEGKIKTVKTNDISANAIDARGKLMLPAFRDMHVHLDKTLYGLPWQALSPKRKTVKDMIAYEQGIIQELLKTSVQRGGQLIDLLQNYGTNFARTHFNIDPTSGLVSLENLEKALENKKDSFRAELVAFPQHGLYYTDTVPLMKEAAALKSVDFIGGLDPYSIDGSIEKVLDFTVQLALDHKKGIDIHLHEIGDSGMKTINYLIDKAIENPILQGNTFVSHAFALGHLSLKETERIAERLAGAKVGIASSVPFRGTVMPLPILKKYGVNVLIGNDNVQDYWSTFGSGNMLQKANLIAELYGYETEFDLSRTLEFATQSRLPLDDKGNQQWPKSGDEASFVLVDASCSAEAVARISKVESLVNKGYLLWKES, encoded by the coding sequence ATGCAGTCAGAATATCAACTTTTATCAGCAGAAAATTTTACGTTAAAAAATGTCCGTTTAGAAACAGGATTTGAATATGATCATGAAGATGTTATCAAGACAAAAACTGATTTGTTTTGTGTTGAAATCGCTGAAGGAAAAATAAAAACAGTCAAAACTAATGATATATCTGCTAATGCTATTGATGCTAGAGGAAAATTAATGCTTCCTGCATTTAGAGATATGCATGTTCATTTAGATAAAACATTATATGGATTACCGTGGCAAGCACTTTCACCTAAAAGAAAAACGGTAAAAGATATGATTGCTTATGAGCAGGGAATTATCCAGGAACTTTTAAAAACTTCGGTACAGCGCGGTGGGCAATTGATTGATCTGTTGCAGAATTACGGAACCAATTTCGCCAGAACGCATTTCAATATCGATCCGACTTCAGGATTGGTATCATTGGAAAATTTAGAAAAAGCATTAGAAAATAAAAAAGATTCTTTTAGGGCAGAGTTGGTTGCTTTTCCTCAACATGGTTTGTATTATACAGATACTGTTCCATTAATGAAAGAAGCTGCTGCTTTAAAAAGTGTTGATTTCATCGGAGGTCTGGATCCTTATAGTATTGACGGAAGCATCGAAAAGGTTTTGGATTTTACAGTCCAGTTAGCTTTAGACCATAAAAAAGGAATTGATATCCACTTGCATGAAATAGGCGATTCGGGGATGAAAACCATCAATTATTTAATTGATAAAGCGATTGAAAACCCGATTCTTCAGGGGAATACGTTTGTGAGTCATGCTTTTGCTTTAGGACATCTTTCATTAAAGGAAACGGAGCGAATTGCCGAGAGATTGGCTGGTGCCAAGGTTGGAATTGCCTCTTCTGTTCCGTTCAGAGGTACAGTTATGCCTCTTCCTATATTAAAAAAATATGGGGTCAATGTTTTGATTGGTAATGACAACGTTCAGGACTACTGGAGTACGTTTGGGTCAGGAAATATGCTTCAGAAAGCTAATTTAATTGCTGAACTATATGGTTACGAAACGGAATTTGATCTTTCAAGAACATTGGAGTTTGCTACTCAGAGCAGACTTCCGTTAGATGATAAAGGAAATCAGCAATGGCCGAAATCGGGAGATGAAGCAAGTTTTGTTTTAGTAGATGCAAGCTGCTCAGCCGAAGCGGTTGCCAGAATTTCTAAAGTGGAATCTCTAGTAAATAAAGGGTATTTACTCTGGAAAGAGTCTTAA
- a CDS encoding TonB-dependent receptor domain-containing protein: protein MNFRKLSIAVLFLSTSGTVLYAQSKQDTIKKEKKIEGVIIKGTTKKGTESNIINLQKKSVEVIERVGSVQLAKQGVGDAATAVTKATGTQKQEGSGQIFVRGLGDRYNSTTLNGLPIPSDDPEFKNINLEIFKTSMVEYISLDKVYNPRLLGDFGGANVNIASKEHSGKPYFRVGLGSSINLQTFDKKDFKVQDGAPGFFGYRTASFIKGNPNQTYPFTTKWNFKNADNPFNSEMNIEGGANFGKFSFFGYAGFENSYEFSKGQEGFFFADGTPNKNFTDVERSVYKSNTTALINLGYKINSNNKINFTSNYIHSSDQAAKIYKGYSYDVDREVIINRGDNKITTTWINQLFGNHKLGDSWTADWAVGYNMLNSKRPDRLQNTIDAQNFQLLAGSAINNHRYFDELKDNTVLGHAYLSKQFDKFKVTVGYDGSYKDRKFENTTIGMTFKDLLGHTMDPNNIDAFINAHNNTLVTAQGEPIFTYLTFQPENKLFVPFFYTIKQNIQSGFANVDISLSDKFVVQVGGRYDFIDMQTRWDDSVMGQGKKNKTYNKFLPALNAKYSVNDKQNLRLSFSKTYTLPQAKELIPIAYYDVTNNVYGNQYLYPSDNYNVDLKWELFPRSGEVLSIAAFGKYIQNPIARTTYSTSAPSDMSYFNIANWGYIYGAEVEFRKDLYQWSNSKLYTFLNGTFMQSQQKLKTETEFMKENNGKVIQFNDQTKDDIQGVANFLANVNLGYNHKWNNDNSLDFVVSYSYVGKNLYALGTNKTGNFYELARNLLDANINFSFKQVGIGISAKNLLNPDYKIEQTNGAGVFVHKDYTKGRQVGINLSYKF from the coding sequence ATGAATTTTAGAAAACTGAGTATCGCAGTTTTGTTTTTAAGCACATCGGGAACTGTACTTTATGCTCAAAGCAAGCAAGACACCATTAAAAAAGAGAAGAAAATCGAAGGTGTTATCATCAAAGGAACCACAAAAAAAGGAACCGAATCTAACATTATTAATTTACAAAAAAAATCCGTAGAGGTTATTGAGCGTGTAGGTTCAGTACAGCTTGCCAAGCAAGGTGTTGGAGATGCTGCAACGGCAGTAACTAAAGCTACAGGAACACAAAAACAAGAAGGAAGCGGGCAGATTTTTGTAAGAGGTTTAGGAGATCGCTACAACAGCACCACCCTTAATGGACTACCCATCCCATCTGATGATCCTGAATTTAAAAATATAAACCTTGAGATATTTAAAACATCAATGGTTGAATATATCTCATTAGATAAAGTGTATAACCCAAGACTACTTGGTGATTTTGGAGGAGCCAATGTCAATATTGCTTCTAAAGAGCATTCCGGAAAGCCTTATTTCAGAGTAGGATTAGGAAGCAGCATCAATTTACAGACTTTCGATAAAAAAGATTTCAAAGTACAGGATGGAGCACCAGGTTTTTTTGGATACAGAACCGCTTCTTTTATAAAAGGAAATCCTAATCAAACCTACCCTTTCACTACAAAATGGAATTTTAAAAATGCAGACAATCCTTTTAACTCTGAAATGAATATAGAAGGAGGAGCTAATTTCGGAAAGTTTTCATTCTTTGGATATGCAGGATTTGAAAACTCTTATGAATTTAGCAAAGGACAGGAAGGGTTCTTTTTCGCTGATGGTACTCCAAATAAAAACTTCACCGATGTAGAGCGTTCGGTATACAAATCAAATACTACTGCTTTAATTAATTTAGGTTATAAAATTAATAGCAATAATAAAATTAATTTCACTTCCAATTACATTCATTCATCAGATCAGGCAGCAAAAATTTACAAGGGGTATTCTTATGATGTAGATAGAGAAGTAATTATCAACAGAGGTGATAATAAAATTACTACAACCTGGATCAACCAATTATTTGGTAATCATAAATTAGGTGATAGCTGGACAGCTGACTGGGCCGTAGGTTATAACATGCTTAACAGCAAAAGACCAGATCGTCTTCAGAATACTATTGATGCTCAAAACTTTCAATTACTTGCTGGAAGTGCTATCAATAACCACAGATATTTTGATGAGCTAAAAGACAATACTGTATTAGGTCACGCATACCTTAGTAAACAATTTGATAAATTCAAAGTAACTGTTGGATATGATGGATCTTATAAAGATCGTAAGTTTGAAAATACTACAATTGGTATGACTTTCAAAGATCTGTTGGGTCATACAATGGATCCTAATAATATTGATGCATTTATTAATGCTCATAACAATACACTAGTTACTGCTCAAGGAGAGCCTATCTTTACTTATTTAACATTCCAGCCTGAGAATAAATTATTTGTTCCATTCTTTTATACTATTAAACAAAACATCCAATCAGGATTCGCGAATGTAGACATAAGTCTTTCAGACAAATTTGTTGTACAAGTTGGAGGTCGTTATGATTTCATTGATATGCAGACACGTTGGGATGATTCGGTAATGGGCCAAGGCAAGAAAAATAAGACATACAATAAATTTCTCCCTGCATTAAATGCAAAATATAGTGTTAATGACAAACAAAATTTAAGACTATCATTCTCAAAAACATATACTTTACCACAGGCAAAAGAACTTATTCCGATTGCTTATTATGATGTAACAAACAACGTATATGGTAACCAATACCTTTATCCTTCTGACAATTATAATGTAGATCTAAAATGGGAGCTTTTCCCTAGATCCGGGGAAGTATTGTCAATTGCTGCTTTTGGAAAATATATTCAAAATCCGATTGCCAGAACAACCTACTCAACTTCAGCCCCAAGTGATATGAGTTATTTCAATATTGCAAACTGGGGATATATATACGGAGCTGAAGTGGAATTTAGAAAAGATCTATATCAATGGAGTAACTCTAAATTGTACACTTTCCTAAACGGAACCTTCATGCAGTCTCAACAGAAGCTAAAAACTGAAACCGAATTTATGAAGGAAAATAATGGTAAAGTTATACAGTTCAACGATCAGACTAAAGATGATATCCAAGGGGTAGCCAACTTCTTAGCCAATGTCAACTTAGGATATAATCATAAATGGAATAATGATAATAGCTTAGACTTCGTTGTTTCTTATTCTTATGTTGGGAAAAACCTTTATGCACTTGGAACCAATAAAACAGGTAACTTTTATGAGCTAGCCCGTAATCTTCTTGATGCTAATATCAACTTTTCATTTAAACAAGTGGGTATCGGAATCAGTGCTAAAAACTTATTAAACCCTGATTATAAAATTGAACAAACTAACGGAGCCGGAGTATTTGTTCATAAAGACTATACAAAAGGACGTCAGGTCGGAATCAATCTATCATATAAATTTTAA
- a CDS encoding response regulator translates to MNQKKILLIDDELDILEILSYNLEKEGYDIYTATNGNEGIEKAKEIIPDLILLDVMMPEKDGIETCQELRKVKELQKSLIVFLSARSEEFSQLAGFQAGANDYIVKLIKPKILISKVNALLQLTSQVSDNAKLIEIGDLIIDKDNFRVSKSGQQFLLPKKEFDLLYLLASNTEKVFKREEILEKVWGNDVIVGERTIDVHIRRLREKLGINTIQTLKGIGYKLIV, encoded by the coding sequence ATGAACCAAAAGAAAATACTCTTAATAGATGATGAACTCGATATTTTAGAGATTCTGTCTTATAATCTGGAAAAGGAAGGATACGATATCTATACCGCTACCAATGGTAACGAAGGAATAGAAAAAGCAAAAGAGATTATTCCCGATCTTATTTTATTAGACGTTATGATGCCCGAAAAAGATGGTATCGAAACCTGTCAGGAACTTCGTAAAGTAAAAGAACTTCAAAAATCATTAATTGTTTTTCTTTCTGCAAGAAGCGAAGAATTTTCTCAACTCGCAGGTTTTCAGGCTGGAGCCAATGATTATATCGTAAAGCTGATCAAGCCGAAAATTCTTATTTCTAAAGTAAACGCACTTTTACAATTAACATCTCAGGTTTCAGATAATGCTAAATTAATTGAAATTGGCGATTTGATTATTGATAAAGATAATTTTAGAGTTTCTAAAAGCGGTCAGCAGTTTTTGCTTCCTAAAAAAGAATTCGATTTACTTTATCTTTTGGCCTCTAACACTGAAAAAGTCTTTAAGAGAGAAGAAATTCTTGAGAAAGTTTGGGGTAATGATGTTATTGTAGGCGAAAGAACAATAGATGTTCACATTAGAAGATTAAGAGAAAAATTAGGAATTAATACCATTCAGACTTTAAAAGGAATAGGATATAAACTTATCGTTTAA
- a CDS encoding sensor histidine kinase gives MKFYRLTLVASCLLTLVMFLLVIIFDSLKDIYYKTPFFKVGLFLCLVFIFIINYVVLELLFNYYGKKQVRGLSQILPQEIVNNNDENITIKELGERFSDLNQQKVSQIDMMTEMESYRKEYIGNVSHELKTPLFSIQGYVETLRDGGVDNLSIRDKYLERIDISVERLIAIVTDLDMINRLEAGEINLTVSKFDVNLLIKEIFDLLDLEAEKHNTTLQIQTLHPQIFVEADKQKISQVFINLVSNAIHYANRQEAKVVVKTSVLKNKVLIEVIDNGMGIKSEILPRIFERFYRVETSRSRREGGSGLGLAIVKHILEAHKENITVESVYLEGTKFSFMLEKSK, from the coding sequence TTGAAATTTTACAGGCTAACTCTCGTCGCATCATGTCTTCTGACATTGGTGATGTTCTTATTAGTAATCATTTTTGATTCACTAAAGGATATTTATTATAAAACTCCTTTTTTCAAAGTAGGGCTTTTCCTTTGTCTCGTCTTTATATTTATTATTAATTATGTGGTTCTGGAGCTCCTGTTTAATTATTATGGAAAGAAGCAGGTTCGTGGACTTTCCCAGATTTTGCCACAGGAAATCGTTAATAATAATGATGAAAATATCACGATTAAAGAATTAGGAGAGCGGTTTTCAGATCTGAATCAACAAAAAGTTTCCCAAATCGATATGATGACGGAAATGGAAAGTTACCGTAAAGAATATATCGGAAATGTTTCTCATGAATTGAAAACTCCGTTGTTTTCTATTCAGGGATATGTGGAAACTTTGAGAGATGGAGGAGTTGATAATCTTAGCATACGAGACAAGTATCTGGAAAGAATAGATATCTCTGTTGAGCGATTGATTGCTATCGTTACTGATTTGGATATGATTAACAGGCTTGAGGCGGGAGAAATTAATCTTACGGTTTCAAAGTTTGATGTTAATCTTTTGATAAAAGAAATTTTTGACTTGTTAGATCTTGAGGCCGAAAAGCATAACACGACTTTGCAGATTCAAACGCTGCATCCTCAGATTTTTGTTGAAGCCGATAAGCAGAAAATTTCACAGGTATTCATCAATTTAGTTTCCAATGCTATTCATTATGCCAACAGACAGGAAGCTAAGGTTGTTGTAAAAACCAGTGTTCTAAAGAATAAGGTTCTCATTGAAGTTATTGACAATGGAATGGGAATAAAATCAGAAATTCTTCCAAGGATCTTTGAGCGGTTTTATCGTGTAGAGACCAGCAGAAGTCGTAGAGAGGGAGGTTCAGGCTTAGGCTTGGCTATCGTAAAGCATATATTAGAGGCTCATAAAGAAAACATTACGGTAGAAAGTGTATACCTTGAAGGGACAAAATTTAGTTTTATGCTTGAAAAAAGTAAATAA
- a CDS encoding IS1096 element passenger TnpR family protein: MVYKIRVILDAKEDIFRDIEVKGKQTLWNLHLGIKSAFSLQGDELSTFNLLEEDGTIVKSVPLEDMSDDGDGEIMSDVYIDEAFASAGDKAQFQYGLLDLWEFFCELVEVIEETKGVNYPITVYRFGNVPLKAPTKNGSGGGSKKKSAMPLMDDEFSFEDDFGGGNNFADEDDNFDDDEEEDYNDDVFDDEDDADDER, translated from the coding sequence ATGGTTTACAAAATCCGCGTAATATTAGATGCGAAAGAAGATATTTTCCGTGATATCGAAGTTAAGGGAAAACAGACACTATGGAACTTACATTTAGGAATTAAAAGTGCATTCAGCTTGCAAGGAGATGAGCTTTCTACTTTTAATTTACTGGAAGAAGATGGAACGATAGTAAAAAGTGTTCCATTAGAAGATATGAGTGATGATGGTGATGGTGAAATTATGTCGGATGTATATATTGACGAAGCATTTGCCAGTGCAGGAGATAAAGCTCAGTTTCAATATGGACTTCTTGATCTTTGGGAATTCTTCTGTGAGCTTGTAGAAGTAATCGAAGAAACAAAAGGTGTTAATTATCCGATCACTGTATATCGATTTGGAAATGTTCCTTTAAAGGCTCCTACTAAAAATGGAAGTGGTGGCGGATCTAAAAAGAAATCTGCAATGCCTTTAATGGATGATGAGTTTAGTTTTGAAGATGACTTTGGAGGTGGAAATAATTTTGCTGACGAGGATGATAACTTCGACGATGATGAAGAGGAAGATTATAACGATGATGTCTTCGATGATGAAGATGATGCAGATGACGAAAGATAA
- a CDS encoding alpha-amylase family glycosyl hydrolase, whose amino-acid sequence MKKLILLAIIGLGIVSCTKQNTNKTMDLPKDWKHSTNIYEVNVRQYTQEGTFKAFEKEMPRLKSMGVKTLWFMPITPIAQQNKKGSMGSPYAAADYTSINPEFGTLDDFKHMVNEAHRLGFRIIIDWVANHTGWDHVWTKTHPEFYLKDPDGKFHIASGMDDIIELDYKNQEMRKAMIDAMKFWVKETNIDGFRCDLASWVELDFWEQARPEVETIKPLFWLGEFDELENPEYGKVFDASYSWTWMHKSADYYNKNLPLQDLKDLLVKYSNLGDSSMRAWFTTNHDENSWNGTEYEKYGVITKPMAVFSATWNGIPLLYSGQELPNMKRLEFFEKDAIEWTNTYQMADFYKTLLNLKSSNPALRGGDKNVITYLLNTTADDKILAYVRKSGEHEVLVVLNMSKEPVNFSIQDENLSGSFRNVFDYTKRDFNDGKGFNFKVSDYAVFEK is encoded by the coding sequence ATGAAAAAATTAATTTTATTAGCAATTATTGGCTTGGGAATTGTTTCCTGTACTAAGCAAAATACAAATAAGACTATGGATTTACCTAAAGATTGGAAACATTCTACAAATATTTATGAAGTTAATGTAAGACAGTATACTCAGGAAGGGACGTTTAAAGCATTTGAAAAAGAAATGCCTCGACTAAAATCAATGGGAGTGAAAACCCTTTGGTTTATGCCAATTACTCCTATTGCCCAGCAAAATAAGAAAGGAAGTATGGGAAGTCCTTATGCCGCTGCTGATTATACTTCGATCAATCCGGAATTCGGAACATTGGATGATTTCAAACATATGGTAAATGAAGCCCATAGATTAGGATTTAGAATAATCATTGACTGGGTAGCTAATCATACGGGTTGGGATCATGTCTGGACAAAGACTCATCCTGAATTTTATCTTAAGGATCCTGATGGGAAATTTCATATTGCTTCCGGAATGGATGATATTATAGAATTGGACTACAAAAATCAGGAAATGCGGAAAGCAATGATTGATGCGATGAAGTTTTGGGTTAAAGAAACCAATATTGATGGCTTCCGATGTGATTTGGCCTCTTGGGTGGAGTTGGATTTCTGGGAACAGGCACGTCCGGAAGTTGAGACTATTAAACCTCTTTTTTGGTTAGGAGAATTTGATGAGCTGGAAAACCCGGAATATGGGAAAGTGTTTGATGCAAGTTATTCGTGGACGTGGATGCATAAATCTGCGGATTATTATAATAAAAATCTTCCTTTGCAGGATTTGAAAGACCTTTTGGTGAAATACTCAAATCTTGGAGACTCTTCAATGCGAGCATGGTTTACAACTAACCATGACGAAAACTCCTGGAACGGAACGGAATATGAAAAATATGGAGTGATTACAAAACCTATGGCTGTGTTTTCTGCAACATGGAATGGAATTCCATTATTGTACTCCGGTCAGGAGCTGCCGAATATGAAAAGATTGGAATTTTTTGAGAAAGATGCAATCGAGTGGACCAATACTTATCAGATGGCTGATTTTTATAAAACATTATTGAATCTGAAATCTTCAAATCCGGCTTTAAGAGGAGGTGATAAAAATGTGATCACTTATCTTTTGAATACAACAGCTGATGATAAAATTTTAGCTTATGTAAGGAAAAGTGGAGAGCATGAAGTGTTGGTTGTTTTAAATATGTCAAAAGAACCAGTTAATTTTAGTATTCAGGATGAGAATCTTTCAGGCAGCTTTAGAAATGTCTTTGACTATACTAAAAGAGATTTTAATGATGGAAAAGGTTTTAATTTCAAAGTTTCAGATTATGCAGTCTTTGAAAAATGA
- a CDS encoding thymidylate synthase has translation MQNYLDLLQHILDNGTDKTDRTGTGTRSVFGYQLRYDLSKGFPLVTTKKVHLKSIIYELLWFLKGDTNIKYLNDHGVSIWDEWADENGDLGPVYGAQWRSWSGSNDKIVDQISEVIDQIKKNPDSRRLIVSAWNVAEIPNMALAPCHALFQFYVADGKLSLQLYQRSADVFLGVPFNIASYALLLMMVAQVCDLEVGDYVHSFGDVHIYNNHFEQVNRQLSRDPRPLPTMKLNPEIKNIFDFNFEDFTLENYDPHPGIKAPVAI, from the coding sequence ATGCAAAATTACTTAGACCTTTTACAACATATTCTGGATAATGGAACAGATAAAACGGATAGAACCGGAACGGGAACAAGAAGCGTCTTCGGATATCAGTTGAGGTATGATTTATCAAAAGGGTTTCCTTTGGTGACGACTAAAAAGGTGCATTTAAAATCTATTATTTATGAGCTGCTTTGGTTCTTAAAAGGAGATACCAATATTAAATATCTAAATGATCATGGAGTAAGTATCTGGGATGAGTGGGCTGATGAAAATGGAGACTTAGGTCCTGTTTACGGAGCGCAGTGGAGAAGCTGGAGCGGATCTAATGATAAAATAGTCGATCAGATTTCAGAAGTGATCGATCAGATTAAGAAAAATCCTGACTCCAGAAGACTGATTGTTTCTGCATGGAATGTTGCAGAGATACCGAATATGGCTTTGGCGCCTTGTCATGCCTTATTTCAGTTTTATGTAGCAGATGGAAAACTATCTTTGCAGTTGTATCAGAGAAGTGCTGATGTTTTCCTTGGTGTTCCTTTTAATATTGCCAGCTATGCTCTATTATTAATGATGGTGGCTCAGGTATGCGATCTTGAGGTGGGAGATTACGTCCACAGTTTTGGTGATGTCCATATTTATAACAATCATTTCGAACAAGTAAACAGACAGCTTTCAAGAGATCCGAGACCACTTCCTACAATGAAATTAAATCCTGAAATTAAAAATATTTTTGATTTTAATTTTGAAGATTTTACTTTAGAAAATTATGATCCGCATCCGGGAATTAAAGCACCTGTGGCTATTTAA